The following coding sequences lie in one Thermosulfuriphilus ammonigenes genomic window:
- a CDS encoding Rne/Rng family ribonuclease: MAELIINAAPYETRVALVENGNIVELYIERPAERGCVGNIYKGRVVRVLPGMQAAFVEIGLSRTAFLYVSDICDQTREFERLMGEDEAAEELSPTSVSTHSIEDLLRPGQEVLVQVAKDPLGKKGARVTSHITLPGRHLVLMPTMGHIGVSRRIEDEEERKRLREIIERLRPPGTGWIVRTAAEGVEENKLANEIDFLVKLWKEIKRRAETHPCPSLIYEDLDISLRAVRDLFAREVQRLVVDNEEVYLKILNFMDIFAPHLRAHVDLYEGEVPIFEAFGIEMEVSRALSKKIWLKSGGYIIIETTEALTAIDVNTGRYVGKRDLEETVLKTNLEAVKEIAYQLRLRNIGGLIIIDFIDMEKEESREKVFTALKEALKKDRSRTNILRMSELGLIQMTRQRLRESLYDLLCEPCFYCEGTGRLKSRRTICYEIFRRLEREARRRIAKSIHLKVHPQVAELLLNEEATHLEALEKGLGKTIIITSSPDLHLEQYELDYLDVDMKH; the protein is encoded by the coding sequence ATGGCCGAACTGATCATCAACGCCGCCCCCTATGAGACCCGGGTGGCCCTGGTAGAAAACGGCAATATTGTAGAGCTTTACATTGAACGGCCAGCGGAAAGGGGCTGCGTGGGCAACATCTACAAAGGCCGGGTGGTCCGGGTCCTGCCGGGAATGCAGGCGGCCTTTGTCGAGATTGGTCTCTCGCGCACGGCCTTTCTTTACGTAAGCGACATCTGCGACCAGACCAGAGAATTTGAACGACTCATGGGAGAGGATGAGGCCGCCGAGGAACTCTCCCCAACCTCGGTAAGCACCCACTCTATTGAGGACCTCCTGCGTCCGGGCCAGGAAGTCCTTGTCCAGGTGGCCAAAGACCCTCTAGGAAAGAAGGGGGCCCGGGTTACCTCCCACATCACCCTGCCCGGCCGCCATTTGGTTCTGATGCCCACTATGGGTCATATCGGTGTTTCCCGACGCATCGAAGACGAAGAGGAGAGAAAGCGCCTCCGGGAAATTATCGAACGACTCCGTCCACCTGGCACCGGCTGGATTGTCCGTACTGCTGCCGAAGGGGTGGAGGAGAACAAGCTGGCCAATGAGATTGACTTCCTGGTCAAGCTCTGGAAGGAGATTAAGCGCCGGGCCGAAACCCACCCCTGCCCCAGTCTTATTTACGAAGACCTGGACATAAGCCTCCGGGCAGTAAGGGATCTTTTTGCCCGAGAGGTTCAGCGCCTGGTAGTGGACAACGAAGAGGTCTACCTCAAGATTCTCAACTTTATGGATATCTTCGCCCCGCATCTAAGGGCCCACGTGGATCTCTATGAGGGAGAGGTGCCCATTTTTGAGGCCTTTGGCATTGAAATGGAAGTCTCCCGGGCCCTATCTAAAAAGATCTGGCTTAAAAGTGGGGGCTACATCATTATTGAAACCACCGAGGCCCTTACAGCCATTGATGTCAATACCGGACGCTACGTGGGCAAGAGAGACCTGGAGGAGACTGTCTTAAAGACCAACCTGGAGGCCGTAAAGGAGATTGCCTATCAGCTTCGCCTGAGGAACATCGGTGGTCTGATTATCATCGATTTTATTGATATGGAAAAGGAAGAAAGCCGGGAGAAGGTCTTCACGGCCCTTAAGGAGGCCCTCAAGAAGGACCGATCCCGGACCAATATTCTTCGCATGTCCGAATTAGGGCTTATCCAGATGACTCGACAGCGCCTGCGGGAGAGCCTCTATGACCTTCTCTGTGAACCTTGCTTCTATTGTGAGGGAACGGGCCGTCTTAAAAGTCGTCGAACCATCTGCTACGAGATTTTTCGGCGCCTGGAGCGGGAGGCCCGACGCCGCATCGCCAAGAGCATTCACCTTAAGGTCCACCCGCAGGTAGCTGAACTCCTCTTAAACGAAGAGGCCACCCACCTTGAGGCCCTGGAAAAAGGCCTGGGGAAAACCATTATCATTACCTCCTCACCGGATCTCCATCTGGAGCAGTACGAATTGGACTATCTGGACGTGGACATGAAGCACTGA
- a CDS encoding fumarylacetoacetate hydrolase family protein has protein sequence MKIIRFLYQGQISYGILEDQKIEPLKTSPYEGFNPTGDSLSLNEVQLLTPSIPSKIIALGLNYRDHAAELGMPLPKEPLIFLKPSTAAIGPGQAIVYPSMSQRVDYEAELAIVIGRQAKGVSPDKALDFVLGYTCFNDVTARDLQKKDGQWTRAKSFDTFAPMGPWIETDLDPDNLLVEAYLNGRKCQSSRTSQLVFSVPEIISFVSQVMTLLPGDVIATGTPPGIGPMKPGDTIEIRIEGIGSLINHVVKEGG, from the coding sequence ATGAAAATCATCCGCTTTCTTTATCAGGGTCAGATCAGCTATGGGATCCTGGAAGACCAAAAGATAGAGCCTCTCAAAACTTCTCCCTATGAGGGGTTTAACCCGACTGGTGATTCCCTTAGCCTGAACGAAGTCCAGCTCCTGACCCCAAGTATCCCAAGTAAGATTATCGCCCTGGGGCTCAACTACCGCGATCATGCCGCCGAGCTGGGCATGCCCCTTCCCAAAGAACCTCTGATCTTTCTCAAGCCTTCAACTGCCGCTATTGGCCCCGGGCAAGCCATTGTCTACCCTTCCATGAGTCAGAGGGTGGACTATGAGGCGGAGCTGGCCATAGTTATCGGCCGCCAGGCCAAAGGCGTCTCTCCTGATAAAGCTCTGGACTTTGTTCTCGGCTACACGTGTTTCAACGATGTTACCGCCCGGGATCTCCAGAAAAAAGACGGCCAGTGGACCCGGGCCAAGTCCTTTGATACCTTTGCCCCTATGGGTCCCTGGATTGAAACAGACCTTGATCCCGACAACCTCCTGGTTGAGGCCTATCTTAATGGAAGAAAATGCCAGAGCTCCCGGACCAGCCAACTGGTCTTCTCTGTGCCCGAGATAATCAGCTTTGTCTCCCAGGTAATGACCCTTCTTCCCGGAGATGTCATTGCCACCGGGACCCCTCCGGGCATCGGCCCAATGAAACCAGGAGACACGATAGAAATCCGCATTGAGGGCATCGGTTCCCTGATCAACCACGTAGTTAAAGAAGGAGGATAA
- a CDS encoding LL-diaminopimelate aminotransferase — translation MAFEISDRLKKLPPYLFVAIDEAKAQAISAGVDVIDLGVGDPDLPTPEHIVQRLITAAQNPANHHYPSSQGLAAFREAAAQWCRERFGLDLDPQQEVVSLIGSKEGIAHMPLAFVNPGDVVLVPTPAYPVYHIGTLFAGGQTYYLPLTEDKGFLPDLSAIPEDVISRARMIWLNYPNNPTAAVATKDFFTRVVEFAREHNLIVCHDAAYTEIYYDDFRPPSFLEAPGAKEVGIEFHSLSKTYNMTGWRIGFAIGSPELIGALTKVKSNIDSGVFQAVQEAAIEALTGDQTCVAKAREIYRERRDVVVEGLRSLGFRVQNPQATFYVWASTPPGYSSADFATRLLKEAGIVVTPGAGFGEPGEGYFRIALTVDKERLAEAIERIKGVQF, via the coding sequence ATGGCCTTTGAGATCTCTGATCGTCTCAAGAAACTCCCCCCGTATCTTTTCGTGGCCATAGATGAGGCTAAAGCCCAGGCCATCTCCGCTGGTGTGGACGTAATTGATTTGGGGGTGGGAGACCCGGATCTTCCCACCCCGGAACACATTGTCCAGCGCCTGATAACTGCCGCCCAAAATCCAGCCAATCATCATTACCCCTCAAGCCAAGGATTGGCCGCCTTTCGGGAGGCCGCAGCCCAATGGTGTCGAGAACGTTTTGGGCTTGATCTGGACCCTCAGCAAGAGGTGGTCTCCCTGATCGGATCAAAGGAAGGAATTGCCCATATGCCTTTGGCCTTCGTCAACCCTGGAGACGTGGTCCTGGTGCCGACACCGGCCTATCCGGTCTATCATATTGGAACCCTTTTTGCCGGAGGACAGACCTACTACCTCCCCCTCACCGAGGATAAAGGCTTTTTGCCAGATCTCTCGGCCATCCCTGAAGATGTCATCTCCCGGGCCCGAATGATCTGGCTCAATTACCCCAACAATCCCACGGCAGCCGTGGCCACCAAGGATTTCTTCACCAGAGTGGTAGAATTTGCCCGGGAGCACAATTTGATTGTCTGCCATGACGCGGCCTACACGGAGATCTATTATGATGACTTCCGGCCGCCCAGTTTTCTGGAAGCCCCCGGGGCCAAAGAGGTGGGGATAGAGTTCCATTCTCTCTCCAAGACTTACAATATGACTGGCTGGCGGATTGGCTTTGCCATCGGTAGCCCGGAGCTAATCGGGGCCCTGACCAAGGTCAAGTCCAACATCGACTCTGGAGTCTTCCAGGCTGTCCAGGAGGCCGCTATCGAGGCCTTAACGGGGGATCAGACCTGTGTGGCTAAGGCCCGCGAGATCTACCGGGAACGCCGCGATGTGGTAGTTGAAGGCCTCCGGTCTCTGGGATTTCGGGTTCAGAATCCCCAAGCGACTTTCTACGTCTGGGCCTCCACTCCCCCGGGATATAGCTCCGCTGATTTTGCCACCCGCCTCCTTAAGGAGGCCGGCATTGTGGTTACCCCCGGGGCCGGCTTTGGTGAGCCAGGCGAGGGCTACTTTCGCATTGCCCTCACCGTAGATAAAGAACGCCTGGCCGAGGCCATCGAGCGAATAAAGGGGGTTCAATTTTAA
- the folK gene encoding 2-amino-4-hydroxy-6-hydroxymethyldihydropteridine diphosphokinase — protein sequence MAKVYIGVGSNLGRRRENCLRAISSLREEGLKISKVSSLYLTEPVGFETKNWFVNLALEAETGLPAPELMKVLLKVEVALGRVRGTGSLEDRPIDLDLLFYEDLIVDTADLVIPHPRAHLRRFVLEPLAEIAPGLRHPSLGKTVAELLAKLSTSEKVEILK from the coding sequence TTGGCTAAGGTCTATATCGGCGTTGGTTCCAATCTCGGCCGACGCCGAGAAAACTGTCTGCGGGCCATCTCCAGTCTGAGGGAGGAAGGGCTTAAAATCTCCAAGGTCTCTTCTTTATATCTCACCGAACCGGTGGGGTTTGAGACCAAAAATTGGTTTGTCAATCTGGCCTTAGAAGCCGAAACCGGCCTTCCGGCGCCGGAATTAATGAAAGTCCTCCTTAAGGTGGAGGTGGCCCTGGGAAGGGTCCGAGGAACCGGTTCCCTGGAAGATCGCCCCATTGACCTTGATCTCCTCTTTTACGAAGACCTGATTGTTGACACGGCCGATCTCGTCATCCCGCACCCCCGGGCCCATCTGCGTCGCTTTGTCCTCGAGCCCCTGGCCGAGATAGCCCCGGGGCTCCGGCACCCTAGTTTGGGAAAGACTGTCGCCGAACTCCTGGCAAAGCTGTCCACCTCAGAGAAGGTAGAGATCCTGAAATGA
- a CDS encoding YHS domain-containing protein, which produces MILRILLIILAAIILYYLFWAPGKKKPAHRKKGKILVKDPVCGLYIPEDEALKYEAGKHTYYFCSPSCQETFIKNQSKGKKP; this is translated from the coding sequence ATGATCCTTCGAATTCTCCTTATTATCTTGGCAGCTATCATCCTCTACTACCTTTTCTGGGCCCCGGGGAAGAAGAAGCCTGCCCACCGAAAGAAGGGTAAGATTCTGGTCAAAGATCCTGTCTGCGGGCTTTATATCCCCGAAGATGAAGCTCTAAAGTATGAAGCGGGAAAACACACCTATTATTTTTGCAGCCCAAGCTGCCAGGAGACCTTCATTAAGAACCAATCTAAAGGGAAGAAACCATAA
- a CDS encoding lytic transglycosylase domain-containing protein gives MTIRLLLTLVVLIFWGYPPAASAGDIYYLIDEEGRIVFTNAPADPRFRPYSQEGPGPGLEKHIIRLARRYNVDPGLIWAVIQVESNWSRWAVSPKGAMGLMQIMPTTAQNLSLKNPFDPYENIEAGVRYLRKLYDEFGRWDLALAAYNAGPERVRRQRGVPPIRETRLYVKKVLRLWQQNSYLFP, from the coding sequence ATGACTATCAGACTCCTCCTGACTCTCGTTGTGCTCATCTTCTGGGGCTATCCACCGGCCGCCTCGGCCGGAGACATCTACTATTTGATAGACGAAGAGGGCCGAATTGTCTTTACCAATGCCCCTGCTGACCCCCGCTTCAGACCTTACAGCCAGGAGGGCCCGGGGCCAGGGCTAGAAAAACATATCATCAGATTAGCTCGCCGGTACAACGTTGATCCCGGACTTATATGGGCCGTAATTCAGGTAGAGAGTAATTGGTCCAGGTGGGCCGTATCTCCCAAGGGGGCCATGGGGCTCATGCAGATTATGCCCACTACTGCTCAGAATCTTTCCCTGAAGAATCCTTTTGATCCTTATGAAAACATAGAAGCCGGAGTGCGCTACCTCCGCAAGCTTTATGATGAGTTTGGCCGCTGGGATCTGGCCCTGGCTGCTTATAATGCCGGCCCGGAAAGAGTGCGACGTCAGCGAGGAGTTCCCCCAATACGAGAAACTCGTCTCTACGTAAAAAAGGTTCTCCGACTTTGGCAGCAAAATAGTTATCTTTTTCCCTAA
- a CDS encoding inositol-3-phosphate synthase, giving the protein MSKIKLAVAGVGNCFSSLYQGIHYYRHKSPEEAIGLMHWDLGGYKPFDIEVVAAFDIDARKVGKDLTEAIFAPPNCTTVFYPDLPPSGVKVSMGRILDGFSEHMKDFSQEKTFIPAESPEASKEEIVSILKESGAEILINYLPVGSEEGSRFYAECALEAGCAFINCMPVFIASDPSWAKRFEERGLPIVGDDIKSQIGATITHRTLAALFAKRGVKIDHTYQLNVGGNTDFMNMLKRSRLASKKHSKTEAVQAVLSEPLPAEDIHIGPSDYVPWLRDRKIAFIRIEGRLFGDVPMELELRLVVEDSPNSAGVAIDAIRCCKVALDRGKGGVLYSPSAYFMKHPPKQFSDEVACQMVEDFIAGKRED; this is encoded by the coding sequence ATGTCCAAGATAAAGTTGGCGGTAGCGGGCGTTGGCAACTGTTTCTCTTCTCTTTATCAAGGAATCCATTATTACCGCCACAAGTCTCCAGAAGAGGCTATAGGTCTAATGCATTGGGACCTTGGAGGATATAAACCCTTTGACATCGAGGTAGTGGCTGCCTTTGATATCGATGCCCGTAAGGTAGGCAAAGATCTAACAGAAGCCATCTTCGCCCCGCCTAACTGCACCACCGTCTTTTACCCTGATCTTCCCCCAAGCGGGGTCAAGGTTTCCATGGGACGCATCCTAGATGGCTTCTCTGAACATATGAAGGACTTCTCACAGGAAAAAACCTTTATCCCCGCCGAGTCTCCAGAGGCCTCTAAAGAGGAGATCGTCTCCATTCTCAAGGAAAGCGGGGCTGAGATTCTCATCAACTATCTTCCCGTAGGCTCCGAGGAAGGCTCTCGTTTCTATGCCGAGTGCGCCCTTGAAGCCGGATGCGCCTTCATCAATTGTATGCCTGTCTTTATCGCTAGTGATCCTTCCTGGGCCAAACGCTTTGAAGAGCGGGGGCTACCTATTGTTGGAGACGATATCAAAAGTCAGATCGGAGCCACCATTACCCACCGAACTTTGGCGGCCTTATTTGCCAAACGAGGGGTAAAAATAGACCATACCTATCAGCTCAACGTGGGGGGTAATACCGATTTTATGAACATGCTCAAACGCAGTCGCCTGGCCTCCAAAAAGCATTCCAAAACCGAAGCCGTGCAGGCTGTTCTCTCAGAGCCTCTTCCAGCCGAGGATATCCACATTGGGCCTAGCGATTACGTGCCCTGGCTAAGGGATCGCAAGATTGCTTTTATCCGCATCGAAGGACGTCTCTTTGGTGATGTGCCTATGGAGCTTGAGCTTCGTTTGGTGGTAGAGGACTCCCCTAACTCTGCCGGGGTGGCCATTGATGCTATTAGATGCTGCAAGGTGGCCCTGGATCGGGGAAAGGGAGGTGTTCTCTACTCTCCTTCGGCCTATTTCATGAAACACCCTCCGAAACAATTCTCCGATGAAGTGGCCTGTCAGATGGTTGAAGACTTTATCGCCGGAAAAAGGGAAGATTAG
- a CDS encoding DUF505 family protein, translating into MIVTAGHLGVLKRLEEKAQEGVGLHRLLDEITEEDLERLIQLQMAGLVHREEEEFVLTRSGRLILETFFQLEEDGLLDLSDKTNSYRLISSRIISMLVVAERAQGRTDFSKVINQALEERGLAQEGRLHPLALSLLEAYRGATVSLIITPSLAETLKKIPPGPGEKSLLVDLPDEHILELEAQRLLTFSLPEGRCYSLTGVGNQLRAALKSGLAPEVTIHRGTLEDIVSGQATEPLKRLGALDEEGNLTYAGKHLLNAAQLFFKPIVVNPSLDLDQIDLDLLEQLQLKKDIREEELILTMEEAGIRDEGRLRQGLFRLEGFGLVRTTSQRTLELTELGKELIREPEIKKAPVDAREVMALTTVRMENLSPDEDWVELATHHGSLGRGFPSKRGQLLARLASRIERLPVITAEELKILRDLPLWRGISREEILTKFDTPAEEVERCLRRLIASGVVDVWPGSLYALSPAGEKIKQGLSGVPEGVAFPLTPHIWRLLLALRAVGKSRQGGRKICVTEEKVQEAIEIAAMGPDAFARALEAARICRYISGYDILETGVLLLEGAELLKQLITHWEEILVF; encoded by the coding sequence ATGATTGTCACTGCTGGACACCTGGGCGTTCTCAAACGCCTTGAAGAAAAGGCCCAAGAGGGAGTGGGCCTTCATCGATTACTTGATGAAATCACTGAAGAGGATCTGGAAAGGCTGATTCAGCTTCAGATGGCAGGTCTTGTCCATCGGGAAGAGGAGGAATTTGTTCTTACCAGATCGGGCAGGCTTATTCTGGAGACCTTCTTCCAGCTAGAAGAAGACGGGCTCCTGGATCTCTCTGACAAGACTAACTCTTACCGCCTCATTAGCTCCCGGATCATAAGCATGCTGGTGGTGGCCGAAAGGGCCCAGGGACGAACCGATTTCTCCAAGGTCATAAATCAGGCCTTAGAAGAACGAGGTTTGGCCCAAGAAGGCAGGCTTCATCCCCTAGCGCTCAGTCTGCTTGAGGCCTATCGGGGAGCCACGGTGTCCCTGATCATCACCCCCTCTCTGGCTGAGACCCTGAAGAAAATCCCACCAGGGCCGGGAGAGAAATCCCTTCTTGTTGATCTCCCTGATGAGCACATCCTGGAGCTTGAGGCCCAGAGACTTCTGACCTTCTCTCTGCCTGAAGGCCGGTGTTACAGCCTCACTGGAGTGGGCAATCAGCTCCGAGCGGCCTTAAAGAGTGGCCTAGCTCCCGAGGTGACTATCCATCGAGGCACCCTGGAGGATATTGTCTCTGGACAAGCTACCGAACCATTAAAGCGCCTGGGGGCCCTAGACGAAGAGGGAAATCTCACCTATGCCGGAAAACACCTGCTCAATGCCGCCCAGTTGTTCTTTAAGCCCATCGTTGTCAATCCCTCCCTTGATCTTGATCAGATTGATCTCGACCTCCTGGAGCAGCTTCAGCTGAAAAAAGATATCCGGGAAGAGGAACTTATTTTGACCATGGAGGAGGCCGGGATAAGAGACGAGGGGCGACTGCGCCAGGGACTCTTTCGACTCGAGGGGTTTGGTCTTGTGCGGACCACCTCTCAAAGGACCCTTGAGCTAACCGAGCTGGGCAAAGAGCTCATAAGAGAACCGGAGATAAAAAAGGCCCCGGTGGATGCCCGGGAGGTCATGGCCCTAACCACAGTGCGGATGGAAAACCTTTCCCCTGATGAAGACTGGGTCGAGCTGGCCACCCACCACGGCAGTCTGGGACGAGGCTTCCCCAGCAAAAGGGGGCAGCTCTTGGCCCGGCTGGCTAGTCGGATAGAACGTCTTCCGGTGATCACCGCCGAAGAGCTTAAGATTCTCCGGGATCTGCCTCTCTGGCGAGGGATCTCTCGTGAGGAGATCCTGACCAAGTTCGACACCCCTGCTGAGGAGGTCGAACGTTGTCTGCGTCGTCTGATAGCCTCAGGAGTGGTTGATGTCTGGCCAGGGTCCCTCTACGCCCTCTCTCCGGCGGGAGAAAAGATCAAACAGGGTCTCTCCGGAGTCCCCGAAGGGGTAGCCTTCCCCCTTACTCCCCACATCTGGCGTCTTCTTTTGGCCCTCAGGGCGGTAGGCAAGAGCCGCCAGGGAGGACGCAAGATCTGCGTAACCGAAGAGAAGGTCCAGGAGGCCATAGAGATCGCCGCCATGGGCCCAGATGCCTTTGCCAGGGCCCTCGAGGCGGCTCGGATCTGCCGCTATATCTCTGGATACGACATCCTGGAGACAGGAGTCCTTCTCCTTGAGGGGGCCGAACTCCTCAAACAACTTATTACCCATTGGGAAGAGATTTTGGTCTTCTAG
- a CDS encoding Hsp20/alpha crystallin family protein produces MLSNLWMDVFDPFRQFDRLQDELDRLFDLTRAISPIRGVVRGTFPAINVGETAEEVKVYVFAPGVDPQKVELTIEGNLLSISGERDATSQLGVSEVKPERFYRQERFSGRFQRIISLPESIDPGKVEARYTDGIIVITIGKKEEIKPRQIPVEVK; encoded by the coding sequence ATGCTTTCTAACCTATGGATGGATGTATTTGACCCTTTTCGTCAATTTGACCGGCTTCAGGATGAGCTTGATCGCCTCTTTGACCTTACCAGAGCCATCTCCCCGATAAGGGGGGTGGTGCGGGGGACTTTTCCGGCCATAAATGTCGGAGAGACGGCTGAAGAGGTTAAGGTCTATGTCTTCGCCCCCGGGGTTGATCCTCAAAAGGTAGAGCTGACCATCGAGGGCAATCTTCTGTCTATCTCTGGGGAGAGGGACGCCACCTCTCAGCTCGGAGTCTCTGAGGTCAAGCCAGAACGGTTTTATCGACAGGAGCGTTTTTCAGGGCGCTTCCAGCGGATAATTTCCCTGCCCGAGAGCATTGATCCCGGGAAGGTAGAGGCCCGCTATACCGACGGAATTATTGTCATCACCATTGGCAAGAAAGAAGAGATAAAGCCTCGTCAGATTCCGGTAGAGGTCAAGTAA
- a CDS encoding Hsp20/alpha crystallin family protein, translated as MAETKDVATRVETPAAEATRRVRPMVPPVDIYEDDEGIVLLADMPGVPKEKLELKIDKNVLHIRGEIAQIAGEDVTPLYAEFVGKEYYRAFTLGPEVDQDKIQASMSGGVLRLVLPKVEAEKPRKIEIKVE; from the coding sequence ATGGCTGAAACCAAAGACGTTGCCACCAGGGTCGAGACCCCGGCCGCCGAGGCCACCAGAAGGGTTCGTCCCATGGTGCCTCCGGTAGATATTTATGAAGATGATGAGGGGATTGTCCTCCTGGCAGACATGCCGGGGGTTCCCAAGGAAAAGCTGGAACTTAAAATAGACAAAAATGTCCTCCACATCCGGGGAGAGATTGCCCAGATTGCCGGAGAAGATGTTACTCCCCTTTATGCGGAGTTTGTGGGCAAGGAATATTATCGGGCCTTTACCTTGGGGCCAGAAGTGGATCAGGATAAAATTCAGGCCAGCATGAGCGGCGGAGTCCTCCGTCTAGTTCTCCCCAAAGTGGAGGCAGAGAAGCCTCGCAAGATCGAAATCAAAGTGGAATAG
- a CDS encoding YqhA family protein: MLVSILRLGFLFIKLAVLILTLASIATVCWVSLKASYDIFHMGYKAAQANFAHVLVNMVAIVDGYLLAVLLFLVASSLYELFFDQITWLPEWLKVKNLEDLKHNLSSVVTLMLAVIFMEHLFSWQEPKATLYFAGAIFLVMVALILYLKVKIEARRYGLKGEA; the protein is encoded by the coding sequence ATGTTGGTATCTATCCTGCGGCTTGGTTTTCTATTTATAAAATTAGCCGTCCTCATTTTGACTCTGGCCTCTATAGCCACCGTCTGCTGGGTGAGCCTTAAGGCCAGCTATGACATTTTCCACATGGGTTATAAGGCCGCCCAGGCCAACTTTGCCCATGTTTTGGTCAACATGGTGGCCATTGTCGATGGCTATCTTCTGGCCGTACTTCTCTTCTTGGTGGCCTCGTCTCTTTACGAACTCTTTTTTGATCAGATCACTTGGCTACCGGAGTGGCTAAAGGTCAAAAATCTTGAAGACCTCAAACATAATCTCTCCAGCGTAGTGACCCTTATGCTGGCCGTCATCTTTATGGAACACCTCTTTTCCTGGCAGGAACCCAAGGCCACCCTTTATTTTGCCGGGGCCATCTTCCTGGTTATGGTAGCCCTTATTCTCTATCTTAAGGTCAAGATTGAGGCCCGCCGGTATGGTTTAAAGGGTGAGGCCTGA